From a single Sporosarcina oncorhynchi genomic region:
- a CDS encoding M3 family oligoendopeptidase, translating into MTTTKYSEVWNLDVFFKGGSESAELRAHLDGVKEQISELETTVEALETPKQVEDAKRVYEMIEKITETALNLREAGATIGCFIAANTKDKKALLLQSEVSSISARFSTVMLKLQQTITKADKDVWEQLLETDELKQFAFVLNEWREDVEEKLSEKEESLITALSVDGYQSWGQLYDRLVGEIEIEMTVDGETKKLSVGQANNLSSHEDPAVRKEVFEKLEEAWKEKEEFFAATLNHLAGFRLAVYKKRGWDSESVLKEPLKRNRMSQETLDAMWSAISANKTPFVEYLNRKAEMVGTDKMNWYDLDAPVSSSTKNVTYQEGAEFILEHFGKFGPELEAFSRRAFENEWIEAEDRPNKRPGGFCTGMPASEESRIFMTFSGSTSNVATLAHELGHAFHSYALRPVHYLNRQYAMGVAETASTFAEMIVADASVKAAKSEDEKLALLEDKIQRSVAFFMNIHARFLFETRFYEERKEGVVSASRLNELMEEAQREAYGGALETVQPHFWASKLHFYITGTPFYNFPYTFGYLFSLSIYAKALEEGKGFEEKYMALLRDTAVMSVEDLAMKHLGEDITKEDFWAKGVKLCIQDVEEFMKIASEER; encoded by the coding sequence ATGACTACTACAAAGTACTCTGAAGTATGGAACTTGGATGTGTTTTTTAAAGGCGGAAGCGAATCTGCTGAATTACGGGCTCATTTAGACGGGGTGAAAGAACAGATTTCCGAACTGGAAACTACTGTAGAAGCATTGGAGACACCGAAACAAGTCGAAGATGCTAAGAGAGTCTATGAAATGATTGAAAAGATTACTGAAACTGCTTTAAACCTGCGTGAAGCTGGCGCTACAATTGGCTGCTTCATCGCTGCAAATACGAAAGATAAAAAAGCATTGCTGCTTCAATCCGAAGTAAGCAGCATAAGTGCACGTTTCTCTACAGTTATGCTTAAACTACAGCAGACAATCACGAAAGCGGATAAAGACGTATGGGAACAACTTCTTGAAACTGATGAATTGAAGCAATTTGCATTTGTGCTCAATGAATGGCGTGAAGATGTCGAGGAGAAACTATCTGAGAAAGAAGAAAGTCTAATTACTGCGCTTAGCGTAGATGGTTATCAAAGCTGGGGACAACTATATGACCGTCTTGTAGGTGAGATTGAAATCGAAATGACAGTTGACGGTGAAACGAAAAAGCTATCTGTAGGACAGGCGAATAACTTGAGCTCGCATGAAGATCCTGCAGTACGAAAAGAAGTGTTTGAAAAGCTGGAAGAAGCATGGAAAGAAAAAGAGGAATTCTTTGCGGCAACTTTGAACCACTTGGCTGGATTCCGTCTGGCTGTATACAAAAAACGCGGATGGGATTCAGAGTCTGTGTTGAAGGAACCGCTTAAGCGCAACCGTATGAGTCAGGAAACATTAGATGCGATGTGGAGTGCAATCAGCGCTAACAAAACACCTTTTGTTGAATACTTGAACCGTAAAGCTGAAATGGTAGGCACGGACAAAATGAACTGGTACGACTTGGATGCACCTGTTTCATCTTCTACAAAAAATGTCACTTACCAGGAAGGTGCAGAATTTATCCTTGAGCATTTCGGAAAGTTCGGTCCTGAACTAGAGGCATTTTCAAGAAGAGCATTTGAAAATGAATGGATCGAAGCTGAAGATCGTCCTAACAAACGTCCCGGCGGATTTTGTACAGGTATGCCTGCATCGGAAGAGTCACGTATTTTCATGACGTTTAGTGGATCGACATCAAACGTTGCTACATTGGCACATGAACTCGGTCATGCATTCCATTCTTATGCATTACGTCCTGTACATTATTTGAATCGTCAATATGCGATGGGTGTGGCTGAAACTGCTTCTACATTCGCTGAAATGATTGTAGCAGATGCTTCTGTGAAAGCAGCCAAGTCAGAAGATGAAAAACTTGCGCTACTTGAGGATAAAATCCAGCGAAGTGTGGCATTCTTCATGAATATACATGCGCGTTTCCTATTTGAGACACGCTTTTATGAAGAGCGGAAAGAAGGAGTCGTTTCTGCATCCAGACTGAACGAGTTAATGGAAGAAGCACAAAGAGAAGCATACGGCGGAGCGCTTGAAACAGTGCAACCACATTTCTGGGCTTCCAAGTTGCATTTCTATATTACTGGTACACCATTCTACAACTTCCCGTATACTTTTGGCTATTTGTTCTCATTGAGCATTTATGCAAAAGCATTGGAAGAGGGCAAAGGCTTTGAAGAGAAATATATGGCTCTTCTTAGAGACACTGCTGTCATGTCAGTTGAAGACCTAGCGATGAAGCATCTTGGTGAAGATATTACAAAAGAGGACTTCTGGGCAAAAGGTGTTAAATTATGCATTCAAGATGTAGAAGAGTTCATGAAAATAGCTTCAGAAGAAAGGTGA
- a CDS encoding GNAT family N-acetyltransferase, translated as MILLEGRTCYLRILTEEDAAMFTDLLLANKEYWTVFEPRHESSYYTVSVQRNKIRESIYQMRDRREYNFGIFDAETSRLIGHISLYSIKRLPFSSGFVGYSIDQRETGRGLATEAVRIVTKFAIETVSLHRVEAFVSPRNVGSVKVLENAEFVREGLLRKLLYINGKWEDHYMYAVLAEDY; from the coding sequence TTGATTCTGCTTGAGGGGCGAACTTGTTATTTGCGAATATTAACAGAAGAAGACGCGGCAATGTTTACAGATTTACTCCTTGCGAACAAGGAGTATTGGACGGTGTTTGAACCGCGTCACGAATCGAGTTATTATACGGTTTCTGTGCAGCGTAACAAAATAAGGGAATCCATTTATCAAATGCGGGACCGCAGAGAATACAATTTTGGCATATTTGATGCTGAAACAAGCAGGTTAATCGGACATATTTCACTTTATAGCATTAAGAGACTGCCATTTTCAAGCGGGTTTGTAGGATACTCGATTGATCAAAGAGAAACGGGTAGAGGACTCGCAACGGAAGCGGTAAGAATCGTCACGAAGTTTGCGATTGAAACGGTTTCGTTACATCGTGTTGAAGCGTTCGTTTCACCTAGAAATGTCGGTTCCGTTAAAGTATTGGAAAACGCGGAATTCGTTCGTGAAGGATTGTTGAGAAAGCTGCTGTATATTAACGGCAAATGGGAAGACCATTATATGTATGCGGTGCTTGCCGAAGATTATTGA
- a CDS encoding DEAD/DEAH box helicase, whose product MSFLEKMDDVFKNKWKFESETPIQAQMIPEMLNGKDIVAESPTGTGKTLAYVLPILQQVDGKKKQTQALIVAPSQELSMQIVNVIREWVEGTDITVTQLIGGANMQRQLEKLKKKPTIVVGTPGRLIELVKSKKLKMHEIRYIILDEGDQLLAREHRVIVKNLIEVSHEERQVAVVSATITEEIELVAEKLMNDPVRLQVSLEDMPSSGEIVHSFVKTEARDKTNLLRGLAHLPSIHALAFMNNVDQLRMKEMKLQYNEAPVAVLYSSMTKFERQDTLEKFRKGDIRILIATDLAARGLDIQGLTHVIHVDVPQTIEQYLHRSGRTGRAGKDGEVLTLLSYPEERTYKKLSKQFKPVQKVWYKGKLTEGNSKTVGEKPETKKNPKKK is encoded by the coding sequence ATGTCCTTCTTGGAAAAAATGGACGATGTATTTAAGAATAAGTGGAAATTTGAAAGTGAAACACCGATTCAGGCGCAAATGATACCGGAAATGCTTAATGGCAAGGATATCGTCGCAGAATCACCGACAGGTACCGGAAAAACATTGGCTTATGTATTGCCGATCTTGCAACAGGTAGACGGTAAGAAGAAACAGACCCAAGCATTGATCGTGGCTCCATCACAAGAGTTGTCGATGCAAATCGTCAATGTCATTCGTGAATGGGTAGAGGGTACTGACATAACAGTAACTCAACTGATAGGCGGAGCAAACATGCAACGCCAGCTCGAGAAACTGAAAAAGAAGCCAACGATTGTCGTTGGGACTCCTGGGCGTCTAATAGAACTCGTAAAGTCAAAAAAGCTAAAAATGCATGAAATCCGTTACATTATTTTAGATGAAGGCGATCAGTTATTGGCAAGAGAACACCGCGTCATCGTCAAGAACTTGATCGAAGTGTCACATGAGGAACGGCAAGTTGCTGTCGTTTCAGCAACAATTACAGAAGAAATTGAACTAGTCGCAGAGAAACTCATGAATGACCCAGTCCGGTTGCAAGTATCACTTGAAGATATGCCGTCATCAGGGGAAATTGTGCACTCCTTCGTTAAAACAGAGGCAAGAGACAAAACGAATCTGCTGCGCGGACTCGCACATCTTCCATCAATTCATGCACTCGCATTCATGAATAATGTCGATCAGCTAAGAATGAAGGAAATGAAATTACAATACAATGAAGCACCTGTCGCTGTACTGTATTCATCGATGACAAAATTTGAGCGTCAGGATACGTTAGAGAAATTTCGCAAAGGAGATATCAGAATACTGATAGCTACCGATCTAGCAGCTAGAGGCCTCGATATCCAAGGACTAACGCATGTAATTCATGTCGATGTGCCTCAGACAATCGAACAATATTTACATCGTTCTGGTCGTACAGGTCGAGCAGGTAAAGATGGAGAAGTGTTGACACTGCTGTCTTATCCTGAAGAACGGACATATAAAAAGTTGTCCAAGCAATTTAAGCCTGTACAAAAAGTCTGGTATAAAGGGAAATTGACGGAAGGTAATTCGAAAACGGTTGGCGAGAAGCCGGAAACGAAAAAAAATCCGAAGAAGAAATAA
- a CDS encoding carboxylate--amine ligase, which translates to MTNHPFIPIIVGTDINAYNMAISFHEEYGIHPILVGKEPLSFTSLSTIPGAIELNPKLGEKEIFPRFLKEVAAKYKTAGKKLLLVGTNDLYVRLIIENREALQDDFVFNNIDEELMNNLLLKKNFYALCAEHDIDAPSTYFHSCVEDSAFTDEVMFPVIIKPSNGVQYYQHPFEGMQKVYKVHSYEEIQQVISTIKNSGYRDDLIIQDFIPGDDTYMWDSVFYINSRGNTELITFGQVVLQEHTVTAIGNYTAVLTRYNEEMMLKLQGFLEALNYVGYANFDLKYDHRDGKFKVFEVNIRQGRSSYYITSCGHNLAKNLVDDLIYNKQKPLTLLKEDFLFTVVPKIVLKKFVGNKQVNEDVRKLLKAGKYANPLFYKKDRSFKRKLYLFLRQINYYKKYKNSNW; encoded by the coding sequence ATGACAAATCATCCGTTTATCCCGATTATTGTCGGGACTGATATTAATGCGTACAATATGGCCATCTCATTTCATGAAGAATATGGAATTCATCCGATACTTGTCGGTAAAGAGCCTTTATCTTTTACATCGTTGAGTACAATTCCCGGGGCCATCGAATTGAACCCGAAACTTGGTGAGAAAGAGATATTCCCACGCTTTTTAAAAGAAGTAGCGGCTAAATATAAGACGGCAGGTAAGAAGTTGCTGCTTGTCGGTACAAACGATCTGTATGTGAGGTTGATCATCGAAAACCGTGAAGCACTACAAGACGATTTTGTGTTTAATAATATTGATGAAGAGTTAATGAATAATCTTCTATTGAAAAAGAATTTCTATGCGCTCTGTGCTGAACATGACATCGATGCACCGTCTACTTATTTTCATTCGTGTGTAGAGGATTCCGCATTCACCGATGAAGTGATGTTCCCAGTCATCATCAAACCGAGTAATGGCGTGCAGTATTATCAACATCCGTTTGAAGGAATGCAGAAAGTGTATAAAGTTCATTCCTATGAAGAAATCCAGCAAGTCATTAGCACGATAAAGAATAGTGGATATCGGGATGATTTAATCATCCAGGATTTCATACCCGGTGATGATACATATATGTGGGATTCCGTTTTCTACATTAATAGTCGCGGAAATACTGAGCTGATTACATTTGGACAAGTCGTTTTGCAGGAGCATACCGTTACAGCGATTGGGAATTATACAGCGGTCCTCACTCGATATAATGAAGAAATGATGCTGAAGCTTCAAGGCTTTTTAGAGGCACTCAATTATGTAGGCTATGCAAATTTCGATTTGAAGTATGATCATCGAGACGGAAAGTTCAAAGTGTTTGAGGTGAATATCCGACAAGGGCGCTCAAGCTACTACATTACGTCTTGTGGTCATAATCTGGCAAAGAATCTTGTAGATGATCTCATTTATAATAAACAGAAACCGCTGACACTTCTTAAAGAGGATTTCCTGTTCACGGTTGTTCCTAAAATAGTCTTGAAGAAATTTGTAGGCAATAAACAAGTGAATGAAGACGTCAGAAAGCTCCTGAAAGCGGGTAAATACGCCAACCCGCTATTCTACAAAAAGGACCGGAGCTTTAAACGAAAACTGTATCTGTTTCTGAGACAAATCAATTACTACAAGAAATACAAGAATAGCAATTGGTGA
- a CDS encoding amidase family protein, whose protein sequence is MNERLKELQRGWLEEATIRDMQVKMEKGEISSEELVIMYIETIGEKNSNINAILELNARALQIARGLDEERRTGKVRSFLHGIPILLKDNMDTADSMHTTCGSVALQHHYAENDAFLVKKLRDAGAVILGKTNMTEWANFMSDKMKNGWSSRGGQVNNPYGLFDVGGSSSGAAAAIAANMGAVAIGTETSGSIINPSAQNSLVGIKPTVGAISRSGIIPLSFTQDTPGPMARSVEDAALTFGLMVGMDETDPATRGAERFDNVDWQSILDANALKGKRIGVARTIFEREISTERKTLFDEALRTLENLGAEVIDHVELGTMENDLCYNVLFYEFKVAVNEYLANTSPTNPIRSLADIIRFNNEHPEETLTYGQVILEKVERTSGMLTEPEYIHALLSNHHLAGEIALDKAFVEHKIDALIFPQDHGCSFSAAAGRPAITVPAAFSRSGEPFGITFCGEAFSEPELIGYAYAFEQKTKARRKPY, encoded by the coding sequence GTGAACGAACGTTTGAAGGAGCTCCAAAGAGGCTGGTTGGAGGAAGCCACCATTCGTGACATGCAGGTAAAGATGGAGAAGGGTGAAATCAGTTCTGAGGAATTGGTCATTATGTATATAGAGACGATTGGCGAGAAGAACAGCAATATTAACGCTATACTTGAACTGAATGCGCGTGCACTGCAAATCGCGCGAGGTCTTGATGAAGAACGCCGTACTGGCAAAGTGCGGTCTTTTTTACATGGCATACCTATTCTTTTAAAAGACAATATGGATACGGCCGATAGCATGCATACCACTTGCGGGTCGGTTGCGCTGCAACATCATTATGCAGAAAATGATGCTTTTCTTGTGAAGAAATTACGCGATGCGGGTGCAGTTATTCTTGGAAAAACGAATATGACGGAATGGGCCAATTTCATGTCCGACAAAATGAAAAATGGTTGGAGCTCCAGGGGTGGTCAAGTCAATAATCCGTATGGTCTGTTTGATGTAGGGGGATCCAGTTCAGGGGCAGCTGCTGCGATTGCTGCGAATATGGGCGCGGTAGCAATCGGAACTGAGACAAGCGGCTCGATCATTAATCCGTCAGCCCAGAATTCACTTGTCGGTATTAAACCTACAGTCGGAGCGATTAGCAGGTCAGGCATCATTCCATTATCATTTACGCAAGATACACCGGGGCCGATGGCGAGATCTGTAGAGGATGCAGCACTAACATTCGGTTTGATGGTAGGTATGGATGAAACCGACCCGGCAACTCGAGGGGCCGAACGTTTTGATAATGTGGATTGGCAGTCAATTTTGGATGCGAATGCATTAAAAGGTAAGCGGATTGGTGTAGCGCGAACGATTTTTGAAAGAGAGATTTCCACTGAGCGGAAAACTCTTTTCGATGAGGCATTAAGAACGCTTGAAAATCTTGGAGCGGAAGTGATTGATCATGTCGAACTTGGCACGATGGAAAATGATTTATGTTATAACGTTCTCTTTTATGAATTCAAAGTGGCTGTAAATGAATACCTTGCAAATACCTCGCCGACGAACCCAATCCGGTCACTTGCGGATATTATCCGCTTTAATAATGAACATCCTGAGGAAACGTTGACATATGGGCAAGTGATATTGGAGAAGGTGGAGCGGACGAGTGGGATGTTAACCGAGCCTGAATATATTCATGCATTGTTAAGCAATCATCATCTAGCGGGTGAAATCGCGCTCGACAAAGCGTTCGTCGAACATAAAATAGACGCACTTATTTTCCCGCAAGATCATGGATGTAGTTTCAGTGCTGCGGCAGGGCGGCCAGCTATAACAGTACCAGCTGCCTTCTCTAGATCGGGTGAACCGTTCGGCATAACTTTTTGCGGAGAGGCTTTTTCTGAACCTGAATTAATCGGATACGCCTATGCATTTGAACAGAAAACGAAGGCTAGACGAAAGCCTTATTAA
- a CDS encoding tryptophan-rich sensory protein, with translation MSRIILMTLSLIAVIVLYIAAFFFEVNEQTTLEIAKRLPVPFIPADYVFFIWPVIFISLFIWIVNFNKRTKMMGTRNLNRITSLFIFSCTLSIIGIFFWHFEKYIWTIIVEVLLLIILFACYFTFPKRLNELSGRIPFSLLIGWVSFTLVSTTSYCLMFHEWSGLGLSDPSWTVLYMTVCTAFALHFMYHYRDYVLNLVFVWAFIGIAVKNGLNELFITAVACFLAVLIVACIFFFRKKGIEK, from the coding sequence ATGTCTAGAATTATCCTGATGACCCTTTCTTTGATTGCGGTCATCGTATTGTATATAGCAGCATTTTTCTTCGAAGTGAATGAACAGACTACATTGGAGATTGCCAAGCGCTTACCCGTTCCCTTCATTCCTGCGGATTATGTATTTTTCATCTGGCCAGTGATTTTCATTTCCTTGTTCATTTGGATAGTCAATTTCAATAAAAGGACAAAAATGATGGGTACAAGAAATCTGAACAGGATAACATCTCTGTTTATATTCAGTTGCACTCTTTCGATAATAGGGATTTTCTTTTGGCACTTCGAGAAATATATTTGGACGATTATTGTAGAAGTTCTACTTCTCATTATTCTATTCGCCTGTTATTTCACTTTCCCTAAACGACTTAACGAGTTATCTGGCAGAATTCCATTTAGCCTACTCATTGGCTGGGTGTCCTTTACCTTAGTTTCCACTACGAGCTATTGCCTCATGTTCCATGAGTGGTCAGGACTCGGTCTGAGTGATCCATCTTGGACTGTTCTGTATATGACTGTATGCACGGCGTTCGCTTTGCATTTTATGTATCATTATCGTGATTATGTCTTAAATCTTGTTTTTGTTTGGGCCTTTATTGGAATTGCTGTTAAAAATGGATTGAACGAATTGTTCATTACGGCAGTTGCATGCTTCCTGGCCGTACTCATCGTCGCATGCATTTTCTTCTTTAGGAAAAAAGGAATCGAAAAATAA
- a CDS encoding glycerophosphodiester phosphodiesterase, with translation MRKRRIFWIIGITSTLLLLVGYNGQTKKVHNPNLLSIAHRGASGFAPENTRAAFQKGVELKADYLECDIHVSKDGELVIMHDDKVDRTTNGNGLISEYTLEELRDFDAGSYHSEEFAGEMIMTMNELLEEFYEQVGLLIELKNPSSYPGIEEKVVDLLKEYEDLSSIIIQSFDSESMKKIHSMLPDLEVAVLIRPAESLLSPKKLDELTSFASYINFNVSFLNKRMVDNIHTRDSKVLVWSKKDKKLVAKAQKYGVDGIISDFSQWPVNEPVLIVQE, from the coding sequence TGGTTGGTTATAATGGACAAACGAAGAAAGTACATAACCCTAATCTACTGAGCATCGCTCATCGTGGAGCTTCAGGATTTGCACCAGAAAATACACGAGCCGCTTTTCAAAAAGGCGTTGAACTGAAAGCGGATTACTTAGAGTGCGATATCCATGTCTCTAAAGATGGTGAGCTAGTCATCATGCATGATGATAAAGTTGATCGGACGACAAATGGAAACGGTCTCATTAGTGAGTACACATTAGAAGAGCTGCGAGATTTTGATGCGGGTTCCTATCATAGTGAGGAATTTGCAGGGGAAATGATCATGACGATGAATGAGTTGCTGGAAGAATTTTATGAGCAAGTCGGCTTATTGATTGAATTAAAAAATCCTTCCTCTTATCCAGGCATCGAAGAGAAAGTTGTGGACCTATTAAAAGAGTATGAGGATCTAAGTTCAATCATTATTCAGTCATTCGATTCGGAATCGATGAAAAAGATACATAGCATGTTGCCAGACCTTGAAGTGGCCGTTCTTATACGACCAGCTGAGTCTTTATTATCTCCGAAAAAATTGGATGAACTCACTTCGTTTGCATCCTATATCAATTTCAATGTCTCATTTTTGAACAAACGTATGGTGGATAATATTCATACTCGGGACAGTAAAGTATTAGTATGGTCAAAAAAAGACAAGAAACTTGTTGCAAAAGCGCAAAAGTACGGAGTGGATGGAATTATATCTGACTTCTCTCAGTGGCCGGTTAATGAACCGGTATTGATTGTTCAAGAGTAG
- the map gene encoding type I methionyl aminopeptidase translates to MIVKNNDEIVALKKIGRIVAEIREAMKDATIPGMTTKELDELGGKLFAEHGAVSAPIDQYDFPGYTCISVNHEVAHGIPGSLVIKDGDLVNIDVSGSYEGYFADTGISFVVGTSDEKKQQLCDVAKMAFDRAMTKVKAGSKLNQIGKAVERVASDNGLKVIRNLTGHGIGTALHEEPQHILNYYDAWDKTLMVDGMVLAVEPFISEKAENIVELGDGWTFVTPDKSMVAQIEHTIIVTKDEPIILTQL, encoded by the coding sequence ATGATTGTTAAAAATAACGACGAAATTGTAGCGTTAAAAAAGATTGGACGCATTGTCGCAGAGATCCGGGAAGCAATGAAAGACGCAACAATTCCTGGTATGACGACAAAAGAACTAGACGAACTCGGCGGGAAATTATTCGCTGAACATGGTGCTGTATCGGCACCGATCGATCAATATGATTTCCCTGGATATACGTGTATTAGTGTGAATCACGAAGTGGCACATGGAATCCCAGGTTCATTAGTCATTAAAGATGGTGATCTCGTTAATATCGATGTTTCGGGGTCATATGAAGGTTATTTTGCAGATACCGGCATTTCTTTTGTCGTTGGCACGAGTGATGAAAAGAAACAGCAATTATGCGATGTAGCGAAAATGGCATTTGACCGGGCGATGACAAAAGTCAAAGCGGGGTCAAAATTGAACCAGATTGGCAAAGCAGTGGAACGTGTTGCGAGCGATAACGGTCTGAAAGTAATCCGTAACTTAACAGGACATGGAATTGGCACTGCCTTGCATGAAGAACCCCAACATATCTTAAACTACTATGATGCGTGGGATAAAACACTTATGGTCGATGGAATGGTGTTAGCTGTCGAACCGTTCATTTCCGAAAAAGCTGAAAATATCGTTGAACTTGGTGATGGTTGGACATTTGTCACACCTGACAAATCGATGGTCGCACAGATTGAGCATACGATTATCGTCACAAAAGATGAACCAATTATACTTACACAGCTTTAA
- a CDS encoding Fur-regulated basic protein FbpA, translating into MRKIEHPQLDNKRSKVIDRLVKDGIFKINGKQLYELSFYELMKHYTAKTN; encoded by the coding sequence ATGAGAAAAATTGAACATCCACAATTAGATAATAAAAGATCGAAAGTTATAGATAGACTCGTCAAAGATGGGATATTCAAAATTAATGGGAAGCAACTATACGAGTTATCGTTTTATGAACTGATGAAACACTACACAGCAAAGACTAATTAA
- a CDS encoding RluA family pseudouridine synthase — MSVHILYEDNHLLVVEKPVNIPVQEDESGDKDLLTMLKEYLKDRYQKPGNVYLGLVHRLDRPVGGVLVFAKTSKAASRLSDVLRKREMDRTYIAVVRGRLNVSGKLEHHLWKDGKKNKVHAVEATYPGAKKAVLDYSTIESRDGLSLLSVKLHTGRSHQIRVQLAASDAPLYGDQKYGQHVNKPGQQIALWAHSLEFPHPTTKERMHFRSNPPVEHPWHLWQSIQKETVNA, encoded by the coding sequence ATGTCTGTTCACATTTTATATGAAGACAATCACTTGCTCGTTGTTGAGAAACCTGTCAATATTCCGGTGCAAGAAGATGAAAGTGGAGACAAGGATCTGTTAACAATGTTGAAAGAATACTTAAAAGACCGTTATCAGAAACCCGGTAATGTCTACTTGGGGCTTGTCCACCGATTGGATCGACCGGTTGGTGGTGTATTAGTATTTGCAAAGACATCAAAGGCAGCTTCACGGTTATCAGATGTTTTGAGAAAACGAGAAATGGATAGAACATACATAGCCGTTGTACGTGGTCGGTTGAACGTATCCGGAAAATTGGAGCACCATCTATGGAAAGATGGAAAGAAAAACAAAGTGCATGCCGTTGAAGCAACTTATCCTGGCGCGAAGAAAGCGGTACTTGACTATTCAACGATCGAGAGCAGAGATGGATTGAGTTTGCTGTCAGTTAAATTGCATACAGGTAGATCGCATCAGATTCGTGTTCAATTAGCTGCTTCGGATGCGCCACTTTATGGAGACCAAAAATATGGGCAGCATGTCAACAAGCCTGGTCAACAAATCGCTTTATGGGCGCATTCACTTGAATTTCCGCATCCGACGACGAAAGAGAGGATGCATTTCCGGTCGAATCCGCCTGTAGAGCATCCATGGCATCTATGGCAAAGTATTCAAAAGGAAACCGTGAACGCTTGA
- the thiT gene encoding energy-coupled thiamine transporter ThiT: MDRKRLQFLLEVAILGALSFILDKLTLFEMPQGGSITLVMLPIILMAYRWGIAGGMLTGFITGLLKVVSGAYILNVYQAALDYFVAYTVVGFAAVTVVWLMNSRKTNNKKSMAMAIVVGTVFGGLLRFLVHYIGGIVFFADFAGDQPVWLYSLVYNASYMVPSIILCAIVAVILFTTAPRLLKRAY, encoded by the coding sequence TTGGATCGTAAACGTTTGCAGTTTTTATTGGAAGTTGCCATTTTAGGGGCTCTATCATTTATTCTGGATAAGCTCACACTATTTGAAATGCCTCAAGGCGGATCAATAACGCTTGTCATGTTACCGATAATTTTAATGGCTTATCGATGGGGAATTGCAGGCGGCATGCTGACTGGCTTTATCACAGGATTATTAAAAGTCGTTTCAGGCGCTTATATTCTTAACGTCTATCAGGCTGCACTTGACTATTTTGTCGCTTATACAGTCGTTGGCTTTGCTGCAGTAACAGTCGTTTGGCTGATGAACAGCAGAAAGACTAATAATAAGAAATCAATGGCAATGGCTATTGTTGTTGGAACGGTTTTCGGAGGCCTTCTTCGTTTCCTTGTCCATTATATCGGTGGAATCGTGTTCTTTGCCGATTTTGCTGGGGACCAACCGGTTTGGTTGTATTCACTTGTCTACAATGCATCCTACATGGTTCCATCGATTATTTTATGTGCCATAGTGGCGGTTATTCTGTTCACGACTGCACCCCGACTTCTTAAACGTGCGTATTGA
- a CDS encoding DUF4870 domain-containing protein, translated as MSNNKILSAVCYFSIFFSPLLLPAIVYFVTDDFEVKGHAKKSLISHLAPIVLLVAGFILFWFSMVSFETRITSIASGGFDFWAFAPLLFMGVYGLLFLVVVIWNVYQGVKVLK; from the coding sequence ATGTCTAACAATAAAATTTTATCGGCCGTTTGCTATTTCAGTATATTCTTTTCTCCTCTTTTATTACCTGCAATCGTCTATTTCGTTACAGATGATTTCGAAGTGAAAGGACATGCAAAAAAATCACTAATTTCACATTTAGCTCCGATTGTATTACTAGTCGCCGGTTTTATCCTATTCTGGTTCTCAATGGTTTCATTTGAAACTAGGATTACTTCAATAGCATCTGGAGGATTTGACTTTTGGGCGTTTGCACCTTTGTTATTTATGGGCGTATACGGACTGCTATTTCTCGTTGTTGTCATTTGGAACGTCTATCAAGGGGTTAAAGTGCTAAAGTGA